GGCAAAGTCGATTGGGCTATACTGATATTGGTTTACCTTTTCTTAACAGGTCAAGCGGAATTCCCCATCTTCTAAGCCAAAGGCGAAAGGTGGGGATGGATAGCTTGTCGCCAATAGGCGATAAATCTTGTTTTTATCTACTCAGTGGTGTAGGCTATAAGTAGTGTTATGAAGATGCCGCTAGACACAAATAACCATTCAGTAGGGCAAAAAGCGAGGTGAGATCATGCTAAGAGCCTATAAATATCGTATATATCCTAATATGGAGCAAAAAAGCTACTTTGCCAAGTGTTTCGGCTGTGTCCGTTTTATCTATAAAAGAGTTTGAATGGCTGAGA
This genomic interval from Dethiosulfovibrio salsuginis contains the following:
- a CDS encoding helix-turn-helix domain-containing protein; the protein is MLRAYKYRIYPNMEQKSYFAKCFGCVRFIYKRV